A portion of the Bacillus sp. es.034 genome contains these proteins:
- a CDS encoding helix-turn-helix domain-containing protein, which produces MIEGKLIKFHREESGLTQEQLAQGICSTTHLSKIERGITEYSSEITDLLAKRLGVDMVAERSRYESLQHTLAKWNDAIIMIRPHEIHQLKSEIEKEPLRFLSDFFFQYHLLLARYHLFLNNPLKANEILSMIKTKQDSLSPYEHNLLLHVRGIYYYSTRKFDCCIQALKQIDDEYPNAEYYFHLATAYHSIHSNTFAYYYGQRALQYFQKTLNILRVIDSEILILIQLNAKEPFDMEQTKQQYNKLLRVCESVNSMERAHKIHNNLGFEYFRRKRYKESKVAYERALDLTTEKTPASSYLVTLSGYILSCIKGSLLPEEELIHLANSGLKKAREHQDPTFVFFEIYLLTLKNNNEELYQYIEKNALPHFKRTGSQLMYQHYERQLFLYYVKTGQTEKGFELASEKMANEISYYELE; this is translated from the coding sequence ATGATTGAAGGTAAATTGATTAAATTTCATCGGGAAGAATCAGGATTGACCCAGGAGCAGCTTGCACAGGGGATCTGCTCCACCACACATCTAAGTAAAATCGAAAGGGGGATCACAGAGTACTCAAGTGAAATCACCGATTTACTTGCTAAAAGGCTTGGAGTCGATATGGTCGCAGAACGTTCGCGATATGAATCCCTGCAGCATACATTGGCCAAGTGGAACGATGCGATCATTATGATCCGGCCCCATGAAATCCATCAACTGAAATCAGAAATCGAAAAAGAGCCTTTACGATTTTTATCCGATTTCTTTTTCCAATATCATTTATTATTAGCAAGGTACCATCTGTTCTTGAATAACCCTCTAAAAGCAAACGAAATCCTGAGCATGATCAAAACGAAACAGGACTCTCTTTCCCCTTATGAGCACAACCTTTTACTGCATGTAAGAGGAATCTATTATTATTCAACGAGAAAATTCGACTGCTGCATCCAGGCCTTAAAGCAAATTGATGATGAATACCCGAACGCTGAATATTATTTTCATCTGGCAACAGCCTATCATTCCATCCATTCAAATACGTTTGCCTATTACTACGGCCAAAGGGCACTGCAGTATTTCCAAAAAACATTAAATATCCTCAGAGTCATCGATTCTGAAATTCTCATATTAATTCAATTGAACGCGAAAGAACCTTTCGATATGGAACAGACCAAACAACAGTATAATAAACTCCTTAGAGTCTGTGAATCGGTCAACTCCATGGAAAGGGCACATAAAATCCATAATAACCTGGGATTCGAATATTTCCGCAGAAAACGATATAAGGAATCGAAAGTAGCATATGAAAGGGCATTGGATCTCACGACAGAGAAAACCCCTGCTTCTTCTTATTTAGTCACACTCAGTGGATACATCCTTTCCTGTATAAAAGGGAGCCTTCTTCCTGAAGAAGAGCTCATTCACCTGGCAAACAGTGGGCTGAAGAAAGCCAGGGAGCACCAGGACCCCACCTTTGTATTCTTCGAGATCTATCTTCTTACACTGAAAAACAATAATGAAGAACTCTATCAGTATATTGAAAAAAACGCCCTTCCCCACTTCAAAAGGACGGGCAGTCAGTTAATGTACCAGCATTATGAACGGCAACTCTTTTTGTATTATGTCAAAACCGGCCAAACAGAAAAAGGGTTCGAGCTCGCATCCGAAAAGATGGCGAATGAAATCAGTTACTACGAATTGGAATGA
- a CDS encoding DUF3445 domain-containing protein, translating into MMSVDSFPYPFKGDVYRYSNNSVPLEEAGCVEVTASYREEVKLKRKLLTEHPERCFQSRPHTLKAQWEIVEMVITHLTTYYPQQFSLEKNEGAWTFHNHILEENTTFTFGDKATLSLEPLDFIGRHVQEDLIFMMQRDGDLYMDAGQLCFPANWSLAFNIGMSFKEIHGPIPGFKEEGLDQRILMFLMRMEAGDPWVRRNWSLMGGKSSGYFPGNL; encoded by the coding sequence ATGATGAGTGTGGATTCGTTTCCTTATCCCTTTAAGGGGGATGTGTATCGTTATTCTAATAATTCGGTTCCATTGGAAGAGGCAGGTTGTGTAGAGGTTACCGCTTCGTATCGAGAGGAGGTCAAGCTGAAACGGAAACTGCTTACCGAACATCCTGAGAGGTGTTTCCAGTCCCGTCCACATACCTTGAAAGCTCAATGGGAAATAGTGGAGATGGTGATTACACATCTCACAACCTATTATCCTCAGCAGTTTTCCCTGGAAAAAAATGAAGGGGCCTGGACGTTCCACAATCACATTTTAGAGGAGAACACAACGTTTACATTTGGGGATAAAGCCACGCTATCCTTGGAGCCCCTCGATTTTATCGGTCGTCATGTACAGGAGGATCTGATTTTTATGATGCAGCGGGATGGGGATTTATATATGGATGCGGGACAGTTATGTTTCCCGGCCAACTGGTCCCTTGCATTTAATATCGGTATGAGCTTCAAGGAGATACATGGACCCATCCCGGGGTTTAAGGAAGAGGGATTGGATCAGCGGATCCTGATGTTTTTGATGCGGATGGAAGCGGGAGATCCCTGGGTAAGGCGGAACTGGTCGTTAATGGGGGGGAAATCGTCTGGATACTTCCCTGGAAACCTTTGA
- a CDS encoding PDR/VanB family oxidoreductase, producing the protein MNQAKTINVTVQSIHQETPYVKRFSLTPAEDELLPPFSGGSHITTYIETGGETIARSYSVTNPPCQRDAYHIAIRCHERSKGGSRYWHKQMKTGDTLRISLPQNHFPLSFRAKHHVFYAAGIGITPFLSMMAELKKEGRSFELHYAAKSEEHCSFYNQLKTMYPKEVHFYFSSENRLTDDSLHEHRIGTHVYFCGPPSFIDEWTESALSIGYPRASIHFERFTPPQSIVPHDFWVELKSGPIIKVPKDRNLLEALLKAGVNAPYSCRVGRCGTCEVKVLEGEVDHGDSFLSESERNEHHSILTCVSRARAEKLRIQL; encoded by the coding sequence GTGAATCAAGCTAAAACCATAAACGTCACTGTCCAATCGATCCATCAGGAAACGCCTTATGTTAAACGGTTTTCACTAACTCCAGCCGAGGATGAACTTCTTCCTCCTTTTAGCGGGGGTTCCCACATCACGACGTATATTGAGACAGGAGGGGAGACGATTGCACGGTCCTATTCCGTTACGAACCCACCATGCCAAAGGGATGCATATCACATAGCCATTCGCTGCCATGAACGATCCAAGGGAGGATCCCGTTATTGGCATAAGCAGATGAAAACAGGAGACACCCTCCGCATCAGTCTTCCACAGAATCATTTCCCATTGAGCTTTCGGGCGAAGCATCATGTTTTCTATGCAGCGGGAATCGGGATCACTCCCTTCCTGTCCATGATGGCTGAACTTAAAAAGGAAGGTCGATCCTTTGAACTTCATTATGCTGCAAAGTCCGAGGAACATTGTTCATTCTATAATCAGTTAAAGACCATGTATCCTAAAGAGGTCCATTTTTATTTCTCATCAGAAAATAGATTAACAGATGATAGTCTTCACGAACATAGAATCGGTACCCATGTATACTTTTGCGGTCCGCCATCATTTATTGATGAATGGACTGAAAGTGCCCTTTCCATCGGATACCCCCGGGCAAGCATTCACTTTGAGCGATTCACTCCTCCTCAGTCAATCGTGCCTCATGATTTTTGGGTGGAATTAAAAAGTGGACCTATCATTAAAGTTCCAAAGGACAGGAATTTATTAGAAGCCCTTCTCAAGGCAGGGGTCAATGCGCCGTATTCCTGCCGGGTCGGTCGTTGCGGGACATGTGAGGTGAAGGTATTGGAAGGGGAAGTCGACCACGGTGATTCTTTCTTGAGTGAAAGTGAGAGGAATGAACACCACTCGATCTTAACATGTGTTTCCAGGGCAAGAGCGGAGAAGTTGCGGATTCAGCTTTAG
- a CDS encoding VC0807 family protein produces the protein MKKNIVLLDLMIYVALPLFVWNIMRDYTGDYYAMLLSSVPGIIYTVYRFIEMKKVNTFGLFILLTLIVGTLIDVLAGSSLQLLWNNVYYAAGISLFFFVTMVVRRPITLYFGLDFAELQGHDRTFGKRLFYKKPLYILFQLITLCFALRSGILAVVKAWLIMEYGVEAFDKGIILRQAFSWIITGITVAGFFYIGKIINDSPHLVQEVQNELQEEKTDAV, from the coding sequence GTGAAGAAAAATATTGTACTATTGGATCTGATGATTTACGTCGCCCTCCCTCTATTTGTATGGAATATCATGAGGGATTACACCGGAGATTATTACGCCATGCTCCTTTCATCTGTTCCCGGGATCATTTATACCGTCTACCGATTCATCGAGATGAAAAAAGTGAATACATTCGGCCTGTTCATTTTGCTCACCTTGATTGTCGGTACCCTGATAGACGTACTGGCCGGTTCGTCATTACAGCTTCTTTGGAATAATGTTTATTACGCTGCCGGGATCAGTTTGTTTTTCTTTGTTACCATGGTCGTCAGAAGGCCCATCACCTTATACTTTGGCCTTGATTTCGCAGAGCTCCAAGGCCATGACCGTACGTTTGGTAAGAGACTTTTCTATAAGAAACCTCTGTATATCTTGTTTCAGTTGATCACGCTTTGCTTCGCACTGAGGAGCGGGATCCTCGCTGTTGTGAAAGCATGGCTCATTATGGAATATGGTGTGGAGGCATTTGATAAAGGCATCATCCTGCGTCAGGCGTTCAGCTGGATCATAACCGGTATCACCGTTGCCGGATTCTTCTATATCGGGAAGATCATCAATGACTCCCCTCATTTAGTTCAGGAAGTACAGAATGAACTCCAAGAAGAAAAGACTGATGCCGTGTAG
- the nagE gene encoding N-acetylglucosamine-specific PTS transporter subunit IIBC — protein MMKYLQRIGRSLMLPVAVLSAAAILMGIGYWIDPSGWGADSPIAAFLIKAGASIIDNMAILFAVGVALGMAKAKDGSAALSGLVAYLVITTLLSTDSIALLQGIEKEAVNPAFDKIGNQFVGILSGIVAAGMYNRFSAVKLPDAFAFFSGKRLVPIMSAIAMLVVSGVMLFVWPVIYTALVSFGKEISGLGFTGAGLYGFFNRLLIPTGLHHALNSVFWFDVAGINDIGNFWSGNGEKGVTGMYQAGFFPVMMFGLPAAGLAIYHAAKPGKKKQIASLMLAAGFASFFTGVTEPLEFAFMFVAPALYVAHAVLTGVSLAIASFFHWTAGFGFSAGFVDFVLSSRLPLANLPYMLLIQGVVFAFLYYFLFRFMIAKFNLMTPGREEEVEEGEKASAFTREDKFAVMAAEIYAGLGGDENVTSVENCITRLRVEVKDMEAVDQERIKATGVPGIHVMGENSIQVIVGTSVQFVADEIEKIRG, from the coding sequence ATGATGAAATACTTGCAGCGCATTGGTCGTTCGTTGATGCTTCCTGTTGCCGTGTTATCGGCTGCAGCGATTTTGATGGGAATCGGGTATTGGATTGACCCGTCCGGCTGGGGGGCGGATAGTCCGATTGCCGCTTTCTTGATCAAGGCAGGGGCATCGATCATTGATAATATGGCGATTCTGTTTGCTGTCGGCGTCGCACTCGGGATGGCAAAAGCGAAGGATGGATCAGCTGCACTAAGCGGACTGGTCGCGTATCTCGTCATTACCACATTGCTGTCGACGGATTCCATTGCGTTGTTACAAGGGATAGAAAAAGAGGCAGTGAATCCGGCCTTTGATAAGATTGGAAATCAATTTGTCGGTATTCTGTCGGGTATTGTAGCGGCAGGGATGTACAACCGCTTCAGTGCTGTAAAGCTACCGGATGCTTTTGCTTTTTTCAGCGGGAAACGATTGGTGCCAATCATGTCGGCTATCGCCATGCTCGTTGTTTCAGGCGTGATGCTTTTTGTCTGGCCGGTCATCTATACAGCGCTTGTTTCCTTCGGGAAGGAAATCAGCGGGCTTGGATTTACAGGCGCAGGTTTATATGGATTCTTTAATCGCTTATTGATTCCTACAGGGTTGCATCATGCGTTGAATTCTGTGTTCTGGTTCGATGTTGCCGGAATCAATGATATCGGGAACTTCTGGTCGGGCAACGGGGAAAAAGGTGTGACGGGGATGTATCAGGCGGGATTCTTCCCTGTCATGATGTTTGGTCTCCCTGCAGCTGGTCTTGCCATTTATCATGCAGCGAAACCAGGTAAGAAAAAGCAGATTGCTTCTCTGATGCTTGCAGCAGGTTTTGCTTCCTTTTTTACAGGAGTGACAGAGCCTCTTGAATTTGCCTTTATGTTCGTGGCACCGGCTTTATATGTAGCACATGCAGTGCTGACAGGGGTATCCCTTGCGATCGCATCTTTCTTTCACTGGACGGCAGGCTTCGGCTTCAGTGCCGGCTTCGTTGATTTTGTTCTGAGCTCAAGGCTTCCATTGGCCAATCTGCCATATATGCTGCTGATTCAAGGTGTGGTATTTGCTTTCCTTTATTATTTCTTATTCCGTTTTATGATTGCGAAATTCAATCTTATGACACCGGGCCGTGAAGAAGAAGTAGAAGAAGGAGAGAAGGCTTCTGCATTCACTCGAGAAGACAAGTTCGCTGTCATGGCAGCAGAGATCTATGCCGGACTCGGCGGAGATGAAAATGTCACCTCGGTTGAGAATTGCATTACCAGATTGAGAGTGGAAGTGAAGGATATGGAGGCAGTGGATCAGGAACGGATCAAAGCAACGGGGGTTCCGGGCATCCATGTGATGGGTGAAAATAGTATTCAAGTGATTGTTGGCACTTCGGTACAATTTGTAGCGGATGAGATAGAGAAGATTCGGGGGTAA
- a CDS encoding DUF2161 family putative PD-(D/E)XK-type phosphodiesterase, with product MTKLKESDLYRPIQKHFHKQGYQVNGEVNDCDLTAMKEGDLVIVELKLSLNVELLIQATKRQRLTDLVYIAIPKPKRLRSKRWNDVRHLVRRLELGLITVSFTTKTPKLDFVTHPEPFDRKKVMRNSKKKRAALVKEIDGRSADYNVGGSNKTKIMTAYKESCIHIACCLEKHGPMSPKNLTRLGTGDKTPSILQKNYYRWFERVKRGVYQLTDTGREEMQKYPELVSYYSQKTEENQ from the coding sequence ATGACGAAATTGAAAGAATCGGATCTTTATCGGCCGATCCAGAAGCATTTTCATAAACAGGGATATCAGGTGAACGGTGAAGTGAATGACTGTGATCTGACGGCGATGAAAGAGGGGGATCTTGTGATCGTGGAGCTGAAGCTTTCCTTGAATGTCGAGCTTCTCATCCAGGCAACGAAGCGCCAGCGTCTGACGGATCTTGTGTACATTGCGATTCCGAAACCGAAGCGCCTCCGGTCGAAGCGGTGGAATGATGTACGTCATTTGGTCAGGCGTCTTGAACTTGGTCTGATTACGGTTTCCTTTACGACAAAGACGCCCAAGCTTGATTTTGTCACTCACCCGGAACCTTTTGACCGAAAAAAGGTGATGAGAAATAGCAAAAAGAAGCGGGCGGCCCTGGTGAAGGAAATCGATGGCCGAAGCGCGGATTACAATGTAGGCGGCAGCAATAAAACGAAGATCATGACCGCCTATAAGGAGAGCTGCATACACATTGCCTGCTGCCTGGAAAAACACGGACCCATGTCCCCGAAGAATTTAACAAGGCTGGGGACTGGTGACAAGACGCCATCCATCCTCCAGAAGAATTATTACCGGTGGTTCGAGAGGGTGAAAAGGGGCGTGTATCAACTCACGGACACCGGCAGAGAGGAAATGCAGAAGTATCCTGAACTTGTAAGCTATTACTCACAAAAAACAGAGGAAAACCAGTAA
- a CDS encoding glutamate synthase subunit beta has product MGKPTGFMEYTRQTTAERHPAERTKDWNDYTTPLSEEEIKKQGARCMDCGVPTCQSGMEINGSTSGCPVYHLIPEWNDLVYQGQWKEALKREHQMNNFPEFTGFACPAPCEGACVLGINEPPVAIRTVERSIIEKGFEEGWVIPEPPQFRTGKRVAVVGSGPAGLASAAQLNKAGHLVTVFEKNDRVGGLLTYGIPEMKLPYSVVKRRVDILEEEGIEFVTNTEVGKDYTVENLRENFDAVILCGGAAVHRDIQVDGRDLKGVHYAMEFLHANTKSLLDSNLQDGEYISAEGKNVIVIGGGDTGTDCLATSVRHNCKSLTQFDIYDKKGAMRDEVGNPWPQYPVIHRVEYGQKEAAEVLGDDPRAYAVMTKKFVGDEHGHIKEVHTVNVKLRYDEDGNKVRDEIPGTEKIWPADLVLLAIGFSGPEQDLINELEVETNSNSTVKAEYGNYMTNVDGVFAAGDMRRGQSLIVWAINEGREAARECDRYLMGTTELP; this is encoded by the coding sequence ATGGGAAAACCAACCGGATTCATGGAATATACCAGACAGACAACGGCTGAGAGACATCCAGCCGAACGAACGAAAGATTGGAATGATTACACCACTCCTCTTTCGGAAGAAGAAATCAAGAAACAAGGGGCACGCTGCATGGACTGCGGCGTTCCGACTTGTCAGTCCGGAATGGAGATCAACGGGTCGACATCGGGATGCCCCGTGTATCACCTGATACCGGAATGGAATGATCTTGTGTATCAGGGACAATGGAAGGAAGCATTGAAACGTGAGCATCAGATGAATAACTTTCCTGAGTTCACCGGCTTCGCCTGTCCTGCACCATGTGAAGGGGCATGTGTGCTCGGGATCAATGAGCCCCCTGTTGCCATCAGGACCGTAGAACGCTCGATCATTGAAAAGGGATTTGAGGAAGGCTGGGTCATTCCGGAACCGCCTCAGTTCCGCACAGGTAAACGGGTGGCCGTCGTTGGATCAGGTCCTGCTGGATTGGCTTCAGCTGCGCAGCTGAATAAAGCAGGTCACCTCGTAACAGTTTTTGAAAAAAATGATCGAGTGGGCGGCCTCTTGACGTATGGGATTCCTGAGATGAAACTTCCATACTCGGTCGTAAAGCGCCGTGTCGATATTTTAGAAGAAGAGGGCATTGAATTTGTAACGAATACGGAAGTCGGGAAAGACTACACGGTGGAAAACCTTCGGGAGAACTTTGACGCCGTCATCCTCTGCGGAGGAGCAGCCGTCCATCGTGACATCCAGGTCGATGGGCGTGATCTGAAAGGCGTCCATTATGCCATGGAATTCCTTCATGCTAATACGAAAAGCTTATTGGATTCGAATTTACAGGATGGCGAATATATTTCTGCTGAAGGGAAGAATGTCATCGTCATTGGCGGCGGGGACACAGGTACAGACTGCCTGGCCACTTCCGTGAGGCATAATTGTAAAAGCCTGACTCAGTTCGATATCTATGATAAAAAAGGTGCGATGCGGGATGAAGTCGGCAATCCTTGGCCCCAATATCCAGTCATTCACCGGGTGGAGTACGGTCAAAAGGAAGCGGCCGAAGTTCTCGGCGATGATCCCCGTGCGTACGCTGTTATGACGAAGAAGTTTGTCGGTGACGAACATGGCCATATCAAGGAAGTTCATACGGTCAATGTGAAGCTTCGTTATGACGAGGATGGAAACAAGGTACGTGATGAAATCCCGGGAACGGAAAAAATATGGCCGGCAGATCTTGTCCTTCTGGCCATTGGATTCAGCGGACCTGAGCAGGATCTGATCAACGAGCTTGAAGTCGAAACAAACAGTAACTCCACTGTGAAAGCGGAGTACGGAAACTATATGACAAACGTCGATGGCGTCTTCGCTGCCGGAGACATGCGACGTGGCCAAAGCCTCATCGTCTGGGCCATCAACGAAGGCCGTGAAGCAGCCCGCGAATGCGACCGCTACCTCATGGGCACAACTGAATTACCTTGA
- the shc gene encoding squalene--hopene cyclase: MMKKKIESTIRNMTSDLQKMQRGDGSWSFCFENVVMTDAYMIILLRTLAGDEDELIGQLVDRLWKCQSREGTWKLFEDEKEGNLSSTIEAYFALIFSGMVNEEDKRLLRAKRFIEKKGGFHKAHSMTKFMLALHGQYEWKHLLPVPIEFLLLPKTFPLNFWDLSSYTRGHLAPMMLLKDQKFTIKTSNTPQIQDLSRDVNEERYNEREWRLFSKISEGIQSLAGIPSQLHQQARQFALEYMLQRMERDGTYLSYFSTTFYMIYAMLALGYKKNDPVIVKALQGLKEMACETKKGIHIQNSPSTVWDTALISHALQEAGVDANEDVIQKSVDYLLKRQQFKYGDWAIEAGVRPGGWGFSESNSIHPDVDDTTAALRAITYSAAGKPLIRQSWDRGIEWVFGMQNRDGGWPAFEINKTKPILTSFPMDGAEAAAIDPSTPDLTGRALEFLGSRAGLTTEHPQVKKAVEWLKLMQKEEGSWYGRWGVCYIYGTWAAITGMNAVGVSSSDKHIQKTKTWLESIQRKDGGWGESCYSDQEKTFVSLPFSTLSQTAWALEALISIEDKPTPAIDLGIMALLELKNGADNEASKAYPTGIGLPGNFYIHYHSYQWIWPLITLSRYKEKFG; this comes from the coding sequence ATGATGAAAAAGAAGATAGAGAGCACGATCCGGAATATGACAAGCGATCTACAGAAGATGCAAAGGGGAGATGGAAGCTGGTCCTTTTGTTTTGAAAATGTCGTGATGACCGATGCGTATATGATCATCCTTCTGCGAACTCTCGCCGGGGATGAGGATGAACTGATTGGACAGCTGGTGGACCGCCTCTGGAAATGCCAGTCAAGGGAGGGCACGTGGAAGCTCTTTGAAGATGAGAAGGAAGGGAACCTGTCATCTACCATCGAGGCATACTTTGCCCTGATATTCAGCGGCATGGTCAACGAGGAGGATAAAAGACTTCTGAGAGCCAAGCGGTTCATAGAGAAAAAGGGAGGGTTTCACAAGGCCCATTCCATGACGAAATTCATGCTGGCACTGCATGGTCAATATGAATGGAAGCATCTCCTGCCGGTCCCCATTGAATTCCTGTTGCTTCCGAAGACATTTCCCCTGAATTTTTGGGATTTGAGCAGTTATACAAGAGGGCATCTGGCGCCGATGATGCTGCTGAAAGATCAGAAATTCACGATCAAAACAAGTAATACACCACAAATACAGGATTTGTCCCGTGATGTAAATGAAGAGAGGTACAACGAACGGGAATGGAGATTGTTTTCGAAAATAAGTGAAGGCATTCAGTCACTTGCGGGCATTCCCTCCCAACTTCATCAGCAGGCAAGGCAGTTTGCCCTGGAGTATATGCTGCAGCGGATGGAGCGTGATGGGACCTATCTCAGTTATTTCAGCACGACGTTTTATATGATTTATGCCATGTTGGCACTGGGTTATAAGAAAAATGACCCGGTCATCGTAAAGGCATTACAGGGGTTAAAGGAAATGGCATGCGAAACGAAGAAAGGCATCCATATCCAAAACTCTCCTTCTACCGTATGGGACACCGCTTTGATCAGCCATGCCCTTCAGGAGGCGGGGGTGGATGCAAATGAAGATGTTATACAAAAATCAGTGGATTATCTTCTGAAGAGGCAGCAATTCAAATATGGGGACTGGGCGATAGAGGCCGGGGTGAGACCGGGGGGATGGGGCTTTTCAGAGAGCAACAGCATTCACCCTGATGTGGACGACACAACGGCTGCTCTCAGGGCCATTACGTATTCAGCTGCAGGGAAGCCCCTTATCAGACAGTCATGGGATCGTGGGATTGAATGGGTGTTCGGTATGCAGAATCGTGACGGAGGCTGGCCCGCTTTTGAAATAAATAAGACAAAACCAATTCTTACTTCTTTTCCAATGGACGGGGCCGAGGCGGCAGCCATCGACCCCTCCACTCCTGATTTAACGGGGAGAGCCCTTGAATTTCTGGGCAGCCGGGCAGGGTTGACCACGGAACATCCACAGGTGAAGAAGGCTGTTGAGTGGCTGAAACTGATGCAAAAAGAGGAGGGATCCTGGTACGGTCGCTGGGGCGTCTGCTACATCTATGGAACATGGGCGGCCATCACGGGAATGAATGCCGTGGGGGTATCCTCTTCTGATAAACATATACAAAAAACAAAAACTTGGCTGGAAAGCATTCAACGAAAAGACGGGGGCTGGGGGGAGTCATGCTACAGCGATCAGGAAAAAACTTTTGTATCCCTTCCTTTCAGTACCCTTTCACAAACGGCATGGGCACTGGAGGCGCTCATCTCTATCGAAGACAAACCGACACCTGCCATCGATCTCGGTATCATGGCGCTTCTCGAATTAAAGAACGGTGCAGACAATGAGGCATCCAAAGCATACCCCACAGGCATTGGTCTTCCAGGAAACTTCTATATTCACTACCACAGCTACCAATGGATATGGCCGCTTATCACACTCAGCCGCTACAAAGAGAAATTCGGGTGA
- a CDS encoding arylamine N-acetyltransferase, with amino-acid sequence MNNLDKLFRKRIQYSSPDPVTFQDLDIILEKMAHHIPFENICIVEERSHKLTKDHLLNKMLILNEGGLCYELNSLLYLFLIENGFEASLIQGAVYDHASGTFGRIGRTHVAVKVCHEKHYYILDGGFGGNIPMKPVPLSGETISSANGEFRIRAGETAYGDYKLEMKLKHKDTDWRIGYAFDSKRTIKDVRFLDDVRVTVEDHPDSPFNKHRLLTKRTDDGSVTLTDTSFTQWKKGNVKKSEINSEEYQEFLNLWFFQSDKRDPE; translated from the coding sequence ATTAACAATCTGGACAAACTATTCCGCAAAAGGATTCAGTATTCAAGTCCAGATCCCGTAACCTTTCAGGATCTGGATATCATATTAGAAAAAATGGCGCATCATATTCCATTTGAAAATATATGCATTGTTGAAGAAAGGTCCCATAAACTGACCAAAGATCATCTATTGAATAAAATGCTCATCTTGAATGAGGGAGGTCTTTGTTATGAACTAAATTCACTCCTTTATTTATTCCTGATAGAAAACGGATTCGAAGCTTCCTTAATACAGGGAGCGGTCTATGATCATGCTTCAGGCACGTTCGGGCGAATCGGCAGGACACATGTAGCCGTTAAGGTGTGTCACGAAAAACATTATTATATTCTGGATGGGGGCTTCGGAGGGAATATTCCGATGAAACCCGTACCATTATCGGGGGAGACGATCTCTTCCGCCAATGGGGAATTCAGAATACGGGCAGGTGAAACGGCTTATGGGGATTATAAATTAGAAATGAAATTAAAGCATAAAGACACCGATTGGAGAATCGGGTATGCATTTGATTCCAAACGAACGATCAAGGATGTTCGTTTCCTTGACGACGTGCGTGTCACAGTGGAAGATCATCCGGACTCCCCCTTTAATAAACATCGGTTACTGACAAAACGAACGGATGACGGGAGTGTGACCTTGACAGATACGTCCTTTACTCAATGGAAGAAAGGGAACGTAAAGAAAAGTGAAATAAATTCAGAGGAGTACCAGGAATTTTTAAACCTTTGGTTTTTTCAATCAGATAAAAGAGACCCGGAATGA